The DNA region GATGGTCGACCACACCGGAGGTGCGGGCGTGGACGTCGCCGCCGCCGAGCTCCTCGGCGGTGACCACCTCGCCGGTCGCGGCCTTCACCAGCGGCGGACCGCCGAGGAAGATCGTGCCCTGGTTGCGCACGATCACCGTCTCGTCGGCCATCGCCGGCACGTAGGCGCCGCCGGCGGTGCACGAGCCCATCACGGCGGCGAGCTGGGGGATGCCGCGTCCGGACATGTTGGCCTGGTTGAAGAAGATCCGGCCGAAGTGCTCGCGGTCGGGGAAGACCTCGTCCTGCATCGGCAGGAAGGCGCCGCCGGAGTCGACCAGGTAGATGCACGGCAGGTTGTTCTCCGCCGCGATGGTCTGCGCCCGCAGGTGCTTCTTGACCGTCATCGGGTAGTAGGTGCCGCCCTTGACGGTGGCGTCGTTGGCGACCACAACGCAGAGCCGGCCGTGCACCCTGCCGATGCCGGCGACCACGCCGGCGGCCGGGACGGCGTAGGGGTTGTCGCCGGCGTCGTACATCCCGTAGGCGGCGAGCGGGGCGAACTCGAGGAAGGGGCTGCCGGGGTCGAGGAGCCGGTCGACCCGATCGCGCGGGAGCAGCTTGCCGCGTCCGGTGTGCTTGGCGCGGGCGGACTCGCTGCCGCCCTGGCGCACCCGGGCCAGGCGATCGCGGAGCTCGGCGGTGAGGTCGCGGAGGGTTGGTTCGGACACGGCACCCAGGTTAATGACCATTAACCAGATGGTCAACGGGCAGAGCCGACGGCGAACGGGCAGAGCGGACGGCGAACGCGCAGGGGCCGACGGTGAACGCCCGCTAACCTGTCGTCCCATGTCGGAGCCGACCCGCCGGGAGCAGATCCTGGCCACCGCCGCGGACCTCTTCGCCGCGCGCGGCTTCCACGGCGTCTCGGTCGCCGACCTCGGCGCGGCGGTCGGGATCAGCGGCCCCGCGATCTACAAGCACTTCCCCTCCAAGCAGGCGATGCTCGCGGAGATGCTCGTCTCGATCTCCGAACGACTCCTCGCCGTCGGACGGGAACGGGTCGAGGAGGGCGGGGGCGACCCTGCGGCCGCCCTGCGCGGGCTGGTCGACTGGCACGTCGAGTTCGCCCTCGCCCACCGGCCGCTGATCATCGTCCAGGACCGCGACTGGGAGTCCCTGCCGCTCGACGCCCGCGTCGCCGTCCGCGACTTCCAGCGCCGGTACGTCGACCTCTGGGCCGACCAGCTGCGCGCACTGCGCCCCGGCCTCGGCGCCGGCGCCGCCCACGCGGCGGTGCAGGCGGTCTTCGGGCTGATCAACTCCACCCCCGCACCGGTCACACGATCGGTGACGACGAGCTGGGGAGCCTGCTCGCCGCCATGGCGCTGGCCGCGCTCGGCAGCACCTGAGGCCGGCGAGCGGCCGGATCAGGCCGTCGCCGGGACCCGGTCCAGGATCGGCGCCAGGTCGACACCGGCCGGCAGCGTGCCGAACGCCCCGCCCCAGTCCCGGCCCAGCCGGGTCGCGCAGAACGCGTCCGCCACCGCCGCGGGGGCATGGCGCAGCAGCAGCCCGGCCTGGAAGACCAGCGCGATCTGCTCGACGATCCGGCGCGCCCGGAGCTCGAGGTCGTCGAAGGAGGTGAGCTCCTTCTTCAGCGAGGCCAGCGCCTCGTCGTACCGGGGGTCGGCGCCGGCGGCCAGCTCCGCCTCGACGAAGAAGGCGTCGAGCGAGGCGGGCTCGCGGCCGATCGCCCGCAGCGCGTCGAGCGCCGCGACGTTGCCGGAGCCCTCCCAGATCGAGAGCAGCGGCATCTCGCGGTAGATCCGGGCGAGGTCGAAGTCCTCGGTGTAGCCGTTGCCGCCGAGGCACTCCAGCGCCTCGCCCGCGGCGATCGGGGCACGCTTGCACACGTAGTACTTGGTGGCGGCCAGGGCGAGCCGGCGCAGCGCGCCCTCCTGCTCGTCCCCGCGGATCGCGCGGTCGTTGGCCCCGGCCAGGCGGAGCATCGCGGTCATCGCAGCCTCGGACTCGACCTGCAGGTCGGCGAGGACGTTGCGCATCAGCGGCTGGTCGACCAGCAGCTTGCCGAACGCCGCGCGGTGGCGGGCGTGGTGGGTCGCCTGGACCAGTGCGTTGCGCATCCCCGAGCTCGACCCGATGACGCAGTCGAGCCGCGTCATGTTGACCATCTCGACGATGGTCTTCACGCCCTTGCCCTCCTCGCCGACGAGCCAGCCGATCGCGTCGTCGTACTCGATCTCGGAGGAGGCGTTGGACTTGTTGCCCAGCTTGTCCTTGAGCCGCTGGAAGCGGATCGGGTTCGCCTCACCGCCCGGCAGCACGCGGGGCAGCAGGAAGCAGGAGAGGCCGCCGGGGGCCTGGGCGAGGGTGAGGAACATGTCCGACATCGGCGCCGAGGTGAACCACTTGTGGCCGCGGATCACGTAGGTGCCGTCGGCGCCGTCCCGCCCGGCCAACGGCGTCGCCGTGGTGGTGTTGGCGCGCACGTCCGAGCCGCCCTGCTTCTCGGTCATCGACATGCCCGCGACCAGACCGGCCTTGGTCTCCGGGTCGCGCAGCCCGAAGTCGTAGGTGCGGTTGGTCAGCAGCGGCTCGAAGCGGGCCGCCAGCTCCGGGCTCTGCCGCAGCGCGGGCACCACCGCGTAGGTCATCGAGACCGGGCAGCCGTGGCCGGCGTCGACGTTCCACGCGAAGAACTTCGCCGCGCGCGCGACGTGGGCGCCGGGCCGGTCGTCGCCCCACGGCGCCGCGTGCACCCCGTGCGAGACGGCGGTCTCCATCAGCTGGTGGTACGCCGGCACGTACTCGACCTCGTCGATCCGGTTGCCGTAGCGGTCGAAGGTGTGCAGTCGCGGCGGGACGCGCTCGGCCAAGCGGCCCCAGCCCTGCGCCTCGGCGGTGCCCGCGAGCCGGCCGAGCTCGTGGATCTCCGGCAGGGCCCAGGCCGCGCCCTCGCGCTGCACGCCCTCCAGCAGGACCGGGTCGGCGGCGGTGTCGTGGCCGACCAGCGGCGGGACCTGGTTGAACACCTCGTGGGTCATACCGGCGATGCTACGCTTTGCACCGCAATTGTGTCTATATCTGTAGCAACCGAGGAGGTCGGTGCATGGAGCTCTCCCCGCTGCCGGCGCGCTCGGTCGTGCTGAGCCTGATGCTCGGCTCCCACCCCGCCCGCTGGACCCCGGCCCAGCTCGCCGCCGCCGGCACGCACTTCGGCGTCGCCGCCTCCACGCTGCGCACGGCCCTGACCCGCGCCGTGGCCGCCGGTGACCTCGAGCGGATCGACGGGGACTACGTGCTCGGCGAGCGGCTCGCTCGGCGCCAGCGCCACCAGGACGAGGCCGTCGAGGACGCCGGCACGGCCTGGGACGGCGCCTGGGAGATGGCGGTCGTGGTGGTCACCGGACGCTCCGGCCCCGAGCGCGCCGCGCTCCGCGAGGCACTGACCGAGCACCGGCTCGCCGAGCTGCGCGAGGGGGTGTGGACCCGGCCGGCCAACCTCCGCCGACGCCGCGGCTACGCCGACGAGCCGGTGCTCAGCACGTTCCGCGCGGTGCCCGACGGCGACCCCGGCGAGCTCGCCGCCGAGCTGTGGGACCTCCCCGGCTGGGCGGCCACCGGACGCCGCCTGCTGGACGACCTGGCGGTCCCGGCGGCACCTTCGGTGCGGCTCGCGGTCGCGGCCGGCGTCGTACGGCACCTGGCCGGCGATCCGCTGCTGCCGGCCGATCTGCTCCCCGCCGACTGGCCGGGCACCGCGCTGCGGACCGCCTACGCGGACTACGCGATCACCCTCCGGGAGACCCTGCAGGCCTGACCCCCTCGTCGAGTTGGGGGTTCGGGCCCGTTGACTTGGGGGTTCGCTCCCGTCGACTTGGCGGTTGGCACCGTTGAGTTGGGGGTTGGGACCGTTGAGTCGGCGGTTCGGGCCCGCCGGCACGCTCAGCGCTGGACGGCGTCGTCGAGGTAGTGCCCGAGCAGCGCCGCTTCGTGCCGCAGCTGCTCGGCGGCCGCCTCGCGTCCGTGGGCCGCCAGCTCGACGGCCGTCGCGAGCCGCTCGTCGCGCTCGCGCGCCACCACCGCCTGTACGTCGGCCTCGGACAACTCCCGTCGCGCCACCTCAGCCGCACCGACGCCCAGCGCTGCGCCGGCGATGGGGCCTTCGCTCGTGGACATCGGGGAGGTGCCGACGGGTACCGGCTGAGCCTCGGCGTTCGCGATCGCTGCGAGAGCAGTGCGGAGCACCCCGGCCGTCGCACGGTCCCGGGCACGCAGCGCGGTGCCCAGGTCCTCGCGCAGACGCGCCTGCAGCTGACTCACTCTTCGACGGTATTCCTCGAAAGGGCAGGTCACAAGCGCATTCCGCGTGCAGAATCCCCAACTCAAGGGACCCGAATCCCCAACTCAACCGTCCCGAACCCCCGACTCGACGGGCCCGAACCCCCAACTCGACGTCACAGCAGGCCGTCGGGGAGGTCGGCGCCGGCCTCGAGCAGCTCCACCAGGCGACGGGCGCGGAGCACCGCGTCGGCCGCCACCTCCACGTCGTCGGCCAGGTCGACCGCGCTTGCGCTCGCGTGGCCGTCCAGATCGGCCGGGGCGGTGCGGGCGTGCAGGTCGGCGAGCAGCGACTCCCGGTCCAGTCCGCGCACGGCGAAGAGCACCAAGGGGTCGGCGTCCACCAGCCAGCCGGTCTGCGCCAGCACTGCCAGCGCGTGCGGGCAGGGATCCAGGGCGTGCGGGCAGGTGCAGGTCGCGGCCAGCTCGCCGCCGTAGGGGAGCAGCTCGACGCCGATCTCCTCGGCGTGCTCCACCAGGTCGTGCGGCAGGTCGCCGGCGAGCAGCGCGGCGACTCGTCCGGTGGCGGCGGCCACCACGTCGACCAGTGCCCGGCGCTGCTCGTCCTCGAGCTCCGGGACGCTCACCTCGACGGTCCAGGCGTCGTCGCCCTCGCGCACCGCGGCCAGCACCGTGCCGGAGCCGATGCTGATCCCACCGACCTCGCCCCGGCGGGCGACCGCCCGTCCGGCGCGCAGGTCGGACTCGGTGAAGGCGGCCTCCTCCACGGCCCGCTGCCACGCCTTCCCCCACCACGACCGGGCTCCTCCGCGCCGTCCGGCCTGTCGCGGATAGGTGGTCCTCACGGGGCGTCCAAGCTCTGCTCACGCGCTCGGAGATCGGCCAGGATGCCGGCACGGCGCTGGTCCTTGCGGAGCGTGACCAGGTCGCGCAGCTCCTCGTTCGAGAGCTCGGTCAGCGCCGCCTCGCCACGGGCGAGGACCGCGTCGGCGAGCGCCCGCTTGCGGGTGAGCAGCGCGGCGACCCGCTCCTCGATGGTCCCGGTGGTGACCAGCTTGTGCACCTGCACCGGACGGGTCTGTCCGATCCGGTGGACCCGGTCGGTGGCCTGGTCCTCGACGGCCGGGTTCCACCAGCGGTCGACGTGGATCACGTGGTCGGCCCGGGTCAGGTTGAGCCCGGTGCCGCCCGCCTTCAGCGACAGCAGGAAGACCGGTGGCTGCTCGTCCTCGGAGGTCTCCTGGAACCGGCGCACCATCGCCTCCCGCTCCGCGACCGGGGTGCTGCCGTGGAGGAACTGGTGGCGGACGCCGATCGAGGTCAGGTACTGCTCGAGCAGGTGGCCGAGGGCGACGTACTGGGTGAACAGCAGGACGCCGCCGGACTCGGCGAGGACGGTGGCGACCAGCTCCTCGACGAGGTCGAACTTCTCCGAGCGACCGCGCAGCCGCACCGCACCGGACTGCTTGAGGAACTGAGCGGGGTGGTTGCAGATCTGCTTCAGCCCGGTCAGCAGGGCCAGCACCAGGCCGCGGCGGGCCTGTTCGTCGGCGCGCTCGATCCGCTCCATGGTGTCCCGCACGAACGCCTCGTAGAGGACGACCTGCTCGCGGGTCAGCCCGAGCAGGTGCTCGGTCTCGGTCTTCGGCGGCAGCTCCGGCGCGATCCCGGGGTCGGTCTTGCGGCGGCGCAGCAGGAACGGCCCGATCAGGTCGGCGAACTGGCGGGCCTTGGTCGGCTCCGCGCCGGACTCGATGGGCGCCGCCCACACCCGCCGGAACGCCTGCCGGCTGCCGAGCAGCCCCGGCACCGCCCAGTCCAGGATCGACCAGAGCTCGGTCAGGTCGTTCTCCACCGGGGTGCCGGTGAGCGCGACCCGGGCGTGTGCCGGGACCTTGCGCAGGGTGCGGGCGGTCGCCGAGCGGGAGTTCTTCACGTGCTGTGCCTCGTCAGCGACGACCAGGTCCCAGTCGAGGGCGACCAGTGGGTCCGGGTCGCTGCGCAGCGTGCCGTAGGTGGTGAGCACGAACCCGGACCCGGCCCCCGCGGCGCCCGCGCCCCATTCGGATTGGTCGGGATCCGCGCCATTTCCCGACCAATCCGAATGGGGCTCGATGAGGCCGGCCAGGGACCGCGTCGCGCCGTGGAAGCGCCGCACCGGCACCCCGGGGGCGAACCGTGCGATCTCGGCCTCCCAGTTGCCCAGCAGGCTGGCCGGGCAGACCACCAGGGTGGGGCGCCCCTGCGACTGACCTTCGGCCAAGCGGTGCAGGTGCAGGCTGATCAGGGTGATCGTCTTGCCCAAGCCCATGTCGTCGGCCAGGCAGGCGCCCAGGCCCAGGCCGGTCAGGTCGGCGAGCCAGGTGAGGCCGTGGCGCTGGTAGTCGCGCAGCTCGGCCCGCAGCCCCGACGGCGTGGGCAGCGGGTCGCGGGTCGCCGCGGACAGCACCCGGTCACGTACGGCGAGCAGGCCGGCGCCGACCACGACCTGCTCGGCGACCGGCTCCTCCCCCGCGCCGGCCGGCACCTCGGTGACTCCGCTCAGGGCCGCGCCGAGCGCCTGCGCGCCGGAGGCGGAGCGGATCAGTCGCTTGCGGGCCCGCTGGGCGGTGGTCGGGTCGACCACCGTCCACGCGCCGCGCAGCTTCAGGATCGGGCTGGCCGCGTCGGCCAGCTCGCGCATCTCGGCCTCGTCCAACGGATCCCCGTGCAGCGCGACCTGCCAGGAGAACGAGAACAGCCCGTCGACGGAGAACGGACTGTCCTGCAGCGGCAGTTCGGGATTGCGCTCGACCGGACGGTCCCGCGGCGACCGGTCGAGCACCGCCCGGGTGGTCAGCTCCCTACCGAGCGAACGCGGCCAGTGCACATCGACGTGGGCGTCGCGCAGCCCGCCGACGTGCTCGAGCAGGCTGGAAACCTCGGCCGGCTCCAGCACCAGCTGGTCCGGTACGGCGAAGCCCAGGAGTCGTTCCAGCGGCGGCCACACGTCGGCGGCCGCCCGTAGCGCGATGCTCGCGTGCACGCGGGCACCGGGCCCGAACCCGTGTCCTCCGGGTGTATCCGCCGCGTCCCCGTCCTCGGCCCAGAGCACCGCGGCGTCGGCGACGTGCAGCGGATCGCGCTCGTCGTGGACCTGGAGCACCAGCCGGACGCTGCCGACCTCGAGATCCTCCTCGTCGGCCTCGACGCGCAGCGAGACCCGGACCAGCTCGGGCAGCCGGTTGCCGGGGCCGCGCTCCGCGCGAGACCGCTCCGCCACCCGTCGGCGGACGCGGGCGGCGAAGTCGACCTTCGGCTCGTGCGGTGGCTCGGCGCCGGGCCGGCCCCCGTCGCCCGGGGTCCCGCCGTCGGAGCCGTCGTCACCCGTGGCGGTCCCCGTCGCCCCGTTCGCCCCGGTCGCCCCCGTCGCCTCCGTCGCCCGTGACGTGCGTGGCCCGGTGGCGGAGCGGCGGGACCGGGTCGACGGCCCGGCCGGTCCGGTGCGCGGCAGCGTGTCGACGACGGCGTCGATCATCGCCCGCACCACGCGGCCGGCCTCCTCGGGGTCGAGCCCGTCGTAGCCCCGGGCGCGGGCGAGGAGGCGGATGCTCTCGTCGTCGCGGGCGTCGAGCCCGTCCACGCGCCACTGCGGCGGGTCGCTCTCGGCGACGGGGGTGAGCTTGCCGGCCGCGACGAACCGGGTCGCCAGCAGCGCGGCCCCGGAGAGCAGCGCGATGCTGGGGTGGGCCTCGGCGTCGTCGCGGGCCCGGGCCAGCACCGGCAGCGCGGCGCGGACCGGCAGGCTGAT from Nocardioides sambongensis includes:
- a CDS encoding acyl-CoA dehydrogenase family protein, whose product is MTHEVFNQVPPLVGHDTAADPVLLEGVQREGAAWALPEIHELGRLAGTAEAQGWGRLAERVPPRLHTFDRYGNRIDEVEYVPAYHQLMETAVSHGVHAAPWGDDRPGAHVARAAKFFAWNVDAGHGCPVSMTYAVVPALRQSPELAARFEPLLTNRTYDFGLRDPETKAGLVAGMSMTEKQGGSDVRANTTTATPLAGRDGADGTYVIRGHKWFTSAPMSDMFLTLAQAPGGLSCFLLPRVLPGGEANPIRFQRLKDKLGNKSNASSEIEYDDAIGWLVGEEGKGVKTIVEMVNMTRLDCVIGSSSGMRNALVQATHHARHRAAFGKLLVDQPLMRNVLADLQVESEAAMTAMLRLAGANDRAIRGDEQEGALRRLALAATKYYVCKRAPIAAGEALECLGGNGYTEDFDLARIYREMPLLSIWEGSGNVAALDALRAIGREPASLDAFFVEAELAAGADPRYDEALASLKKELTSFDDLELRARRIVEQIALVFQAGLLLRHAPAAVADAFCATRLGRDWGGAFGTLPAGVDLAPILDRVPATA
- a CDS encoding PaaX family transcriptional regulator C-terminal domain-containing protein, which produces MELSPLPARSVVLSLMLGSHPARWTPAQLAAAGTHFGVAASTLRTALTRAVAAGDLERIDGDYVLGERLARRQRHQDEAVEDAGTAWDGAWEMAVVVVTGRSGPERAALREALTEHRLAELREGVWTRPANLRRRRGYADEPVLSTFRAVPDGDPGELAAELWDLPGWAATGRRLLDDLAVPAAPSVRLAVAAGVVRHLAGDPLLPADLLPADWPGTALRTAYADYAITLRETLQA
- a CDS encoding GatB/YqeY domain-containing protein yields the protein MSQLQARLREDLGTALRARDRATAGVLRTALAAIANAEAQPVPVGTSPMSTSEGPIAGAALGVGAAEVARRELSEADVQAVVARERDERLATAVELAAHGREAAAEQLRHEAALLGHYLDDAVQR
- a CDS encoding SWIM zinc finger family protein; amino-acid sequence: MRTTYPRQAGRRGGARSWWGKAWQRAVEEAAFTESDLRAGRAVARRGEVGGISIGSGTVLAAVREGDDAWTVEVSVPELEDEQRRALVDVVAAATGRVAALLAGDLPHDLVEHAEEIGVELLPYGGELAATCTCPHALDPCPHALAVLAQTGWLVDADPLVLFAVRGLDRESLLADLHARTAPADLDGHASASAVDLADDVEVAADAVLRARRLVELLEAGADLPDGLL
- a CDS encoding DEAD/DEAH box helicase — translated: MSFVPVSGPALLRAVVPPRESEIEFSAAADSGRRARTISLPVRAALPVLARARDDAEAHPSIALLSGAALLATRFVAAGKLTPVAESDPPQWRVDGLDARDDESIRLLARARGYDGLDPEEAGRVVRAMIDAVVDTLPRTGPAGPSTRSRRSATGPRTSRATEATGATGANGATGTATGDDGSDGGTPGDGGRPGAEPPHEPKVDFAARVRRRVAERSRAERGPGNRLPELVRVSLRVEADEEDLEVGSVRLVLQVHDERDPLHVADAAVLWAEDGDAADTPGGHGFGPGARVHASIALRAAADVWPPLERLLGFAVPDQLVLEPAEVSSLLEHVGGLRDAHVDVHWPRSLGRELTTRAVLDRSPRDRPVERNPELPLQDSPFSVDGLFSFSWQVALHGDPLDEAEMRELADAASPILKLRGAWTVVDPTTAQRARKRLIRSASGAQALGAALSGVTEVPAGAGEEPVAEQVVVGAGLLAVRDRVLSAATRDPLPTPSGLRAELRDYQRHGLTWLADLTGLGLGACLADDMGLGKTITLISLHLHRLAEGQSQGRPTLVVCPASLLGNWEAEIARFAPGVPVRRFHGATRSLAGLIEPHSDWSGNGADPDQSEWGAGAAGAGSGFVLTTYGTLRSDPDPLVALDWDLVVADEAQHVKNSRSATARTLRKVPAHARVALTGTPVENDLTELWSILDWAVPGLLGSRQAFRRVWAAPIESGAEPTKARQFADLIGPFLLRRRKTDPGIAPELPPKTETEHLLGLTREQVVLYEAFVRDTMERIERADEQARRGLVLALLTGLKQICNHPAQFLKQSGAVRLRGRSEKFDLVEELVATVLAESGGVLLFTQYVALGHLLEQYLTSIGVRHQFLHGSTPVAEREAMVRRFQETSEDEQPPVFLLSLKAGGTGLNLTRADHVIHVDRWWNPAVEDQATDRVHRIGQTRPVQVHKLVTTGTIEERVAALLTRKRALADAVLARGEAALTELSNEELRDLVTLRKDQRRAGILADLRAREQSLDAP